DNA sequence from the Pseudochaenichthys georgianus chromosome 8, fPseGeo1.2, whole genome shotgun sequence genome:
ATAAATTACTAACCCTTTAGGTAATTTCCTTGTCTCTCAGTTTGGAGACAGTCCTTGATCAAATCACGGTGGCCTCATCATAACATCACAAATCAGCCCAAATGTGTAGAATTGTTGTCAATTTCGTTCTTGCTGTCGGAGGATATTGCTTTTATGCTGCACATTCATCTGTGAATAAGTTACAACGGTTGTGCTTATTGTGAATTATTTGGGGATTTTTATTGGAAAGCTTTAAGAAAAAGTCCCATCATCTATATACCCACCTACCTGgccctctccacacacacaattgTTTCCCTCAGGCTTACTAGTATTTCTGTAACTTACTTTCCTCTGTTGCTGCTGTCATGTTTCATTCAGCCCCCATCCTTAACCAAATCTCATCTTTTCTTAATTCCCCCAACACTGTCCCTAATTAAACCAAAACACACTCTCTGTAAGGCATTGTTTTCTTTTCCTAAACCACCTGGCTCCTCCCTGTATTCCAGCAAACCTAATCCAATGTCCCTCTGTTGAATGTGATTGATGTCATTCTGAATGTAGTTCGAGCAGCTGGCCTTTCTGTGGATGGAGCGGCAGAAGTCCGGGGGGAACTACAGCCGCTACAGGGCGCAGACGGAGAAACACGTGGTGCTGTGTGTCAGCTGCCTCAAAATCGACCTCCTCATGGACTTCCTCAATGAGTTCTTCGCTCACCCCCGATTACAGGTCTCTCAAAACGGTTTTAAGCCAAAACAAAAAGGGTTTTGCGATTGTTGTCTGTCATCGTCTACAGTTGGCTAGACAGCTGAGGTTAAAGGAGATGTTTCATTTAGCGAAAACAACAATCAAAATGCTGTATTATTCATGATGTAGCAGATGTTTTCACGACTTTGCATTCATGTGTATCCATTAGGAGGTGCAGGTGATGGTTAACGTCTccctttaaaatgtgttttgcatATTGTTATTTAATTAAGTTTGACATGAATCTGCCGAAGTGGGAGATCTCACATGGGATGTGGTCGCATGATTTATACATCACAATTAGTTTGGCAGCCAATCGTAGTTCAGTATTAAGTGAGCTGTTGGTTAAACCCCTCTTTGTGTGTTTGTAGGACTACTATGTGGTGATCCTGTGTCCAGCAGAGATGGATGTCCAGGTCAGGAGGGTCCTCCATGTCCCTCTGTGGGCCCAGAGAGTCATCTACCTGCAGGGTTCTGCCCTCAAAGACCAAGACCTGATGAGGGCCAAGTGAGATACTgcgacaaaaacaacaacaatcacGACAAATAATACAAGCACTGAATAACCCCAGAACAGACCTGTTACCTTGAAATAAAAGGCCCCACTTTTAGACGCTTGAGCTTATAATTAATGCCTTAATTGCCTACAGCCTTATAATAATAGCTTTAATTACAGTTGGAGTTCTAATGCTTATTGTTTACCTCCTGGCTTTTTGTAATACAGCAGCAGAACCTTTGTGATAGGGAAAGACTAAAATACATTGTTTAGTTTTTTGACTCTCCCTGTTTTCTTGCCTCCTTCCATCTCAACCCTAAATAGCGTGGGCTTGAAAGATCGATTGGATTGTTTGTTGTTCTTTTGTcctgcttttttctcttttgtcCTCTCCCTCAACAACATGACAACTCCCTCCTTCCCATGTCTTCTTTCCTCAACGCTTCCCTAATTCTCTCTATCTTTCTCTCTATTTATCTATGTCTCTCGCTCCCATGGCTACATGCTTTTCTAACTGCCTGCAGGATGGACGACGCTGAAGCCTGCTTTATCCTCAGCAACCGGTTTGAAGTGGACCGCATTGCTGCTGTACGTTTCTCACTGCTTCTCTGTATTGCCATCACTCCCCATATGTAACATTTCCATAGTAGGGCTGCTTGCCTGAGAAAAGCCTTAAAataaaattagaaggaaaaaaaattaCGCATTAAAGCAGCTTTGATAAGAACTGGATTTAGTCCACTGCATTGGGTGCTTTCTACCAAAAGATTATTGCAGTGAAAATGACTGAAACAGAGAGTAAAGGAAACACAGGCTTGACACTAAATAACTATACACACTATGCATGTGAAAAACATCTATAGGTGCAATGTTACACGACACTACTTGCCATGATAGTGAGTTAATCACACGGTTTAATTAACACCCTGGTACACTGAATAATTTGGCCGCTGAATTGTAATACCTTTGGAGACCCCTTATTTTTGTTTCTTGTACCCACAGTAGGTGTCCATTCTTCAGAACCTTGAAAACGTTGTAATTACTGTCAGCATGTGACTATGGTTGACATAGAGACACATTAGCTTGTTATCCTTGTCCCTTTGAGCATGATAGCGTTATCTTTTCAGATAACAGAGTACAGCCTCACACATTCTCAACAATTATATCCTGGCCAGTGTTACTCAGTTCACTCTTTATGGGCTTGCCACTATTCTTGAACACTTCTTTGTAGGAAGATGTTAGAATAGCATTACTTTGAAATCTGACAATGGCCGTTGAGTTGCTCTGTGAAGTCAGTGTTTTAGGAAGAATCCGATGCTGTTAGTTGTGTGTGTTTACCACTCTTTAACTCTCCGTTGCCCTTTTCCTCTTTCTCTCGCAACTTTTCACTCCATCCATCTCAATCCCCATTTTCTCAGGATcatcagaccatcctccgaGCCTGGGCGGTGAAAGACTTCGCTCCCAATTGCCCCTTGTACGTCCAGATTCTCAAGCCGGAGAACAAGTTCCACGTCAAATTTGCAGGTGGGCACATGAGTGTGAAATCAAACACTGACAGTGACTCCTTTGCTTAAAGTGTGTGCATTCTTGTTTGGATTCAACTACTGCTATTTCAATGCATTATAATGCATATGCTCAAATGGGTCCTGTCCCAGTTCAACAGGTGCTTTTGCTCACTTTGTGTGTTTTAAAAGAAGGGTGATTAGGTTAACATTGGAAACTAAGTTGTCCTGTGTCCTCCTTTATTTAGTCATGTCCTCTTTTCTGCCTGAGTTTGTCAGCTGCATTTCCCCCCCTTGCTCAACAGAAGAAGCCATTCAATCATCTGAAGGCACGTAGAAGAAACCAAACTCTCTCACTGtgtcctctctctctgcctACAGTCCGAGAGAACCCAATTCTAGCTTGACGCCCTCTTCCCAGCTGTCTCTATCAATGATTAACGTTTCATTTTGCTTCCCCGGCCCAAGATAATCCCCTTATTTGGGGGAGTTCTGCTGTTGTGCTAACCTGGCAGATGAGCTCTCCCCGTAGGAAGTCCTCCTTTGCCTCTGCAgtgctgttttacacacttgACTGACAGAGCCAGACTGAGGCTTATGTGTTAAGTCGGGCAGGAATTTTgaaatattgtgttttttaatgAAATAGTCAATAGTCATCTCCTTGTGGCCCCCCAACAGCCTTTCAGTGCTGATGATAAATTCCATACATGACTGTTAAAAGTAACTCCTTTTAAGACCACAAAACCTAATGTTTATAATCAACTGACCTTAAGCCTGAAGTCATATCAGTAAACTCTGGGAGCGAGTATGTAAGTAGTCACTAGAACATAACTTTAAGACGGATGCCATGTTTTGACACCACTTGGAATATACCCGCGAAGTGCTAGTGTGGGAGGCATTAATGAGCCAGGgaaaaacatttaatttgatcCACAAGAATGGTTTAATAACAGCTCAACGTTCAATGGGAAAGATTGGGAGACCGCTGCAGCCGGGCAGGAAACCCTGAGGCGTTTGAGTAACCATAAAAAATGGGGTGCGGTGTTAATCGATTGTCTCCCCGGTTTATGTTCTGAATGACAATAGCCTGTTGCCCTCCTGAAGTGGGCTTATTGCAGCAGCAGGCATCGTGTTCAACAACATACAAACAATAACAGCTAACTGAATTAATTAACTTAACCACTGGACCTGTGGTCAAGTTGTAATGGCCAACATCTGCATGTCCACCCTTATCTTCTCACACCTTTAACACCAGTCTGTGAAAGCGATTCTGAAGAGGGTATAATAAAACCTTGTGGAtgtatgtgagtgtgtgggtgtgtgtgtgcacagtatGTCGAGCTCTGTAATTGGTTTCTCTCCTGGTCTGGGTCCTGGTATCTGAAGGATAGAGGATGGGATGCTGGGCGGCGTTGAACATTAAGCAGAGGAGAAGATGGGAAGTGAAGGCATCACAGTGGTTAACAGAAACACACGAGGGATGTTGAAAATTGGAAATTGCAGAAAAGACTAAAttttgtgtgtgactgtgtgtgcgcTTTGTGAGTTAGAGATGTGTGTATAGGTAGCAGACCTAGAGATTGGAATGTGCGTGACAATAATGAACACTGTTGCCTCAAAGATGAGACATCGATTTCTTTGCACGCTTAGAGATGCCCATTGGTCTGTATAAGCTGCTTTCTCACAATCTGAAAAGCTTTGTGTGTGAGCTGCATTATGATGTCCTGTTCTGAACCAAAGGCACATTGGTACTTCAGCAGAAGATCCACAATCAGCAGGTGTAATTGTCTCTCACCTGCTCAGATTCGGGCACACAACAAAAAATTGCATTTACATGTCATCGGGCTCTCCGGTTTCTCCGGCTGGCAGCTGATTGAGTTTCATGCTTCATGTCAGGCTCCGACGTTCTTCAGCAATTATTTATTAATGAAAGGCACATCATTTGCTTTTCTGACCCAGCTAAACATTGTTGGTAAACAAGGAAGCAAAGAAAATGCAATCAAGGATGACCCATCAGGGCAAATGGGAGCTCGCTGTGCCCGACATGCTGATTGGCTCACTACAAACATGAATCGCTCTATTGGTTTTTCCTTTCATAGAGGAGGCTGTGCGGCAACAGGTAAACGACTGGAGTGTCATCTGTGTTTGTTCCGTTTGGTTTGGTTTGCTCACAGGCGTTTAGTCTTGGATGATGTGATTGAAAGGGGGTTTAAGGCTGACACTAAATCACTGGCTTGTGCTTGTTCTTCTATCTAATCCCCAAAAACTGAGCGCTGCGCCACAACAGTAACATTAAGAAGATCCCATGGGAGTAAACAAGCAGCTGAGGATGATGACACAGCTGCTGTCTGCTTGACTCATTTGTTCTAAGTTTCATTTAACATCAAATATATTGTTTGATTGTTTGTGCTTTTGTCTTTAAGTGGTACTCTTCAGCCCTATTTACACATTGTACTGTTCACAGTTGGGAATAACCAGGATGTTCTTTCCAAAAACATGTGTCACTGTTAAGTGTGTTTGAGCTAGTGATTAAATACGAGGGAATATAACCAGAACAACAATTATGATAAATAAACGTTCACAAAGTCGAAATGCCATGTGCAAATGAGCTGCTGTCTCTTGTTTTATATCAGAACACATTtatatgtctttcattttttattgaaACAATCAATTTAGAGGCAACACGCTTGGGAACACTTTAGATTTGAACCAATTCACTTTTTGAAACTATTGCACTCAGCCACGCTCTGGTTCTCCCTCTCCCCTCCCGAACCGATTAAAGGAGTGAAGAATCAGCAGACAGTGATGACATAAAACactcaaatatgttttctgaaatgAGTGAATAGCTGAGAGAGGTTCTTGAGCAAACAGAGCACAGATATATAAGACCGCTGGCTCCAAGAGTATGCAAGATACGCTACAGacagacatgcacacacagccCAAATACATGGTCCCCCTAGCCTCGGTTTATGCCTGGTGGAAATAAAACATAATAGATGAGATCTTCTTAGAGCTAAAGATGACATTTAGTTCACTCTCTTGAGAAGGGTGGAAGCATAATCTCCAGAGATGTATAACATCCGCAGATAAAACGGAAATTTGCAAAGCTAAATATCACCGGATCAAGAACACACTTACAAATGCTAGGGATGTCTTTATTTGAGCAGCCAGTTGTATTCAAGGCAGCGTTGTTGGACTCAGAGTTGAAACTATCATGGAAGTAGAGTGTGAGGGTTGTATTTTCCGACCTCCGATACATTTCCCTTTTTGTTTCCTGTCTCTGCAGAtcatgtggtgtgtgaagaagaGTTTAAGTACGCCATGCTGGCTTTAAACTGCGTGTGTCCTGGTACATCAACACTCATCACTCTATTGATCCACTCCTCCAGAGGACAGTAAGTTCCCTTGCTTTCTGACTCCCGATCCCTCTTTTTTTGTTAACTTGACAGTAAAATATGCAGTAGATACAGTGAACAGAACTGAGCTGCTTATTGTCTCCTCAATGTCACTCAACTTTGGTGTTTGCTTTCCAGAATGGCTCCCCAAGAGGTCTTCAAGCAGCGTGCCGGAGCCTTTCAAGCCCTCAACAGGTAGGATTCATCTGATCTGTATTCACCCCAATCATCTGTCCACTTCCAtagatttaataataataataataataataataataatgatttcaatttatatagcgcctttcacgaaacccaaggacgcttccCCGCACATTGTCTTTTGTTATTCCATGAGGAGATTTACTTCGTGGAGGTTAATTGTGTTTAAGAAACATTTAGTTGTATTTTGACTTTTTCTTATAGGTTACAGTTTAATGCTTGAATCCTGCACAAAAAATCACAATGTGATCAGGGGCAAATTGCTCAATACACAAGGTTTTACTTAATTTATTTGTATCATTATGGGGTGATAGCGGAACAAGTGATTATGATGGTActagtttaaaatatttaaacacCATTTGTATTTCAATAACTCAGTGGGTTTTACATTGAATATGCAAAAGAAATGTTTTGGTAATTTACTTCTTTCATCAAGATAGTCAAGGTAAAACCTTGATGAGTAATTgataaacaaattatatttttgtattccttTGATAACAATGATGATTGCATCAAAAAAATATGAATATTAAAGAAGTTCAATGTCAAGCACTCTTGTGTCTGATGAGTGGTACTttcaaaagcaatgtatttcataAGTATGCTTCTATATCTGGATTTGTTGCCATTTGGTTTATTGGCTGTGACAGTGCTACATGATgctccctcctcctctccagCCTTACACTTACAGTAGTTCCTGTAAACTGCAAAATCGCTATAACACTTGTTTATATAATGCCGTCTTTGTCGCAGGCCACCCACATTCACACTGCCCCCACACCCTTGCTTTATGCTATCACCTTTTTAGCCTCCACATCTAAAGATGTATCCCTAGGAGAAAAATGTGTCCACTTAACTGTGTGAATGTGTACATTTGGGAGCTATTGTTTAGACAGGTTGGCTGTCCTTGTGTGTCCTGATTGAAGTATTGATCAGTAGCTCTGACAGACATTTAAGATCTTACCTCTGAGACCTCAGGTGAAATATCTCCTCATGTTGCCCTGGTGCTGAGCTAGACGCTTTGTGTTTCAAGTTTTAAAGTTCATTCTTTCCCCACGTGGCCAATCAATCCTACTTTTCTGTCTCAGGGAGGGCGGTGCATGTGCAGCAGACCAATGGCACCGAACCTACCGCCGCTGCTCAGCCAATGAGGTGCATCACATCCGTCTAGAGGAAAGTAAATTCTTTGGAGAATACCAGGGCAAGAGTTTCACCTTTGCCTCCTTTCATGCTCACAAAAAGTAAGttatattgtgtgaaaagccccAAAAATGAGAACTCAAAACCCCCCTCGCACTGTTCAGATCTGACCTTGTCTTTTTTATAGGTATGGAGTATGTTTGATTGGAGTTCGCAGATTGGAAACCACCAACATCTTGCTGAACCCTGGGCCCTGCCACATCATGGGGGCCTCTGACACATGCTTCTACATCAATATCTCCAAAGAGGAGAACTCAGCATTCGTCAGGGGCCAGAAGGAGCCATCGTGGGGCAGAACTGGAGGAAATCCCAGGGGGGTGCACCAATCCATCTACCACGGACTCACACGCCTGCCAGTCCACAGTATCATCGCCAGCATGGGTCAGTCTGAAATGCACGCCACAAAGACTGTGTAACGTTTACACACTGGCCTTCTGTTTGCAGTATGTGTTGGTCAAACACGCAAACCTGTCATCAAACtgtcagctgcagcagcacattCACAGCTTTCAGAATTACGCAGTTCTCACACAAGCTATCTTGGTTAAATATATGCACAGCTTTTCTGATGAATTCACATGTATCTGATCATTAGCAACACTTGATATGTGACTTGATAAGAACCCCTAAATGGGGCCGCTTGATAGCTAACCTGGCAGAGCTCAAGGCCTAGGATTCACTCAGACCATTTCAGCATGTCATCTCCTTTTTTCTCCCCATTTTAAATCTGCTTCTATAATAAAGGCACTGGTGGCCAAATAATAatctaaaaaaacaacaaccaaaTGAACTGAACTGTCAGTATACACACACCACCTGGTGGACAACAGTGATACTGCATAGCTCACTATTCCTCAATGCTCTCACCACAGTATCCACTATCAGGGACTGTGCAAACACATCATGTATAGTAGAAAAAAAGGGTCCTTGATGTTGGAATTATAATAAAGGTTTGCTTTGGTTGGGAAGGGTTTGAAAAGGAAGTAAGGTCCTTAAATCCACTCATCTAGCAACATGTTTAAAAGCTCCTAACCAGATGGCTATTTCACGGTGAAATTCTAAAAACAGTAGAACGTCACAAACGCCCTTCTACCTCCTAAGGGTGTTTGTGACACTCTGAGTGGGTTGAGAGCTCCGCTTCATTTTAACAGGTACAAGCACTGTCTATGTTTTTAGAATTTCTTATGACAACGCCATCTAATTAAAGGCTTTTTTATCTGTTTGCCTGAAGGGAaactttcttcttttttgaactTCGTGTATAGTGTTTGTTCCTTCATTCATCTTTGATCCTccagtcgtgtgtgtgtgtgtgtgtgtgtgtgtgtgtgtgtgtgtgtgtgtgtgtgtgtgtgtgtgtgtgtgtgtgtgtgtgtgtgtgtgtgtgtgtgtgtggtgtgtgtgtgtgtgtgtgtgtgtgtgtgtgtgtgtgtgtgtgtgtgtgtgtgtgtgtgtgtgtgtgtgtgtgtgtgtgtgtgtgtgtgtgtgtgtgtgtgtgtgtgtgtgtgtgtgtgtgtgtgtgtgtgtgtgtgtgtgtgtgtgtgtgtgtgtgtgtgtgttacaggcaCAGTGGCCATCGACCTGCAGGACTCCAGTGACAGCAGCCCAGAGAGCCAGGAGCCTGGGGGCACCGTGCTGGGAAGCGGGAGAGGAAGCAGAAGCAGGGCGGAGATGGGTGGTGTTAACACTTTGGCCCTGCCTGCCATGGGAGAGTCAGCGGAGGAAAGGCGGCACAGCATCGCCCCCGTCCTGGAGCTGGTGGACGGTGTCAACAATCCCACCTTCGACCTGCTCGGAGACCAGTCAGAGGACGAGGGAGGGGAAGAGGGCAAGGAGGACAGTGACAGAGACGAGAGCGCCCACTGGTGGGGTCGACACTGCGAGTAAGTCAGGAAGATGCTGCTTGTATTTACACCAGGGAAGTGTAAACTAGTTTGGAGGTAACTGTGGGCTTGTGCTACAGGTGGGTGAAGGGATATCCCCTAAACTCTCCGTACATCGGCAGCTCGCCTGCGTTGTGCCACCTTCTTCAGGAAAAGATGCCTTTCTGCTGCCTGCGCATGGACAAGGTAAGATaaagaccatagactgtatgcattacattaatgcacacaatatctgttttcttatttttcttttctattcCTTTTTATTCCATTCCATTGCAATGTAAATAATGTTATATTTTACTATAtcttgtattatttttaatatttttctagttctctacctgtgtttttaattcttgttttacttttatgtatgcaccacgacatcaagtcaaattcctcgtacgtgtaaacctacctggtaataaaactgtttctgattctgaagataagataagaagtactttgttgatcccaatttgggaaatgtttgcgttgcagcagcataaaaagacaaggcattgtacattaaaagactagaaataaacaatccaaaatgtaaacatcgCAAATAGAagtaaaatagcattaaaaaagtaaaaaatatacatgtggaaatacaaatgtacagtaacaaaatgtaaagcaggatattatatatacattaaTTGTGCAAGGAATGGATTATTAAATATCAGATTGAATatcaatgtaaaatgtacagtggGAGTTTAAGTCCAGTTATCCAGAgaagccatggagcagagagttctctgccggCCAGGGGTGATTTGTTATACCGTTTTATTGCAGTTGGCAGGATTTTTCCCTGTAAAGTGTGGGATTTACATGGCTTGCTATCTAAATTCACATTGCTGTTATCCCCCATGACTACTCTGCTTCTCTCCTAGGCTTGCCACCACACCCTTTTTGAGGATGCCCGCTGCTATGGCTTCAAAAACAAATTGATCATTGTGTCTGCGGAGAGTGCAGGAAACGGACTGTACAACTTCATTGTGCCTCTACGGGCCTACTATCGACCCAGGAAGGAGCTCAACCCCAttgtgctgctgctggagagcatgtAAGATCACATTGATGTCATTAATTGCTATGTTGTTCCACAGCTTCAAACTAAATGTGTTCCATGATGAACGAGTTACACAAAACAAATGTAGGTTGTGCAGGATAGAAAAAGAAAAGTTCCTGCTTACATAGCCAGTTCAGGAGAAACACTGAGCTATTTAGGTTCAGAGTAAACATgatttgtgaaatgctgaaTGCTTCAGGACAATGCACTCCGCAAACCTGGGTCTTGTATTGTGGCTGGTACACAAACACAGTCAGCCAAATGAGAGTAGAATACAATAAAAAGGCAATAAAATGCTGAGTCACTCCAGTCTACTGCTGTTATAGACTGTCTTCAGTGCTCTCTGCAGGCTGTGTTGTATTTCTCAGTCTGAGTGACGGGGGTCTGTCTCTGAGGGGACGTTCGCTCTTCATCATGCCACGTACAAATCTATAGGAATCTCGAATGTATTTGTTTTCTGATCGCTACAGACCTGAAGCAGACTTCCTGGAGGCAATCTGTTGGTTCCCCATGGTGTTCTACACAGTGGGCTCCATCGACAAGTGAGACAACGCTACACACTGATCTATTTCCTTAATCTTTATTCATGGAAGTGCTTTTCACCACTCAAATGCCTTTCCTGTACTCTTTGATTTTCTCTCCACAGTCTGGACAGTTTGCTGCGATGCGGAGTCACTTTTGCTGACACGATGGTAGTGGTAGACAAGGAGAGCTCAATGATTGCAGAGGAGGATTACATGGCTGATGCAAAGACCATTGTGAATGTCCAGACACTGTTCAGGTCTGCTTTGTTTGCTATACAATCGAACATTCTGTGTTtatattgttgtgtgtgtttttttatccattttgtctctgtctgtgcttTTACCCTCCAGACTGTTCCCAGCTCTTAGTATCATCACAGAGCTAACCCACCCAGCCAACATGCGATTTATGCAGTTCAAAGTCAAAGACCACTACTCTCTGGCCCTGTCCAAACTGGAAAAGGTAAAAGCTTAATACTTTCTAAAGCACTATTATTCATTTACCTCAACCCAGACTTCAGAGTTCATAATGAAACACCAATGAGAGAAAAAGCAGGATAGTGTATTGCAGTATACATTTGTTACTGATTATAGAAACTTTTTAAGCCTGCGTGTGGTTGACTTGTGGAATGATATGCCAGAAAGCTTTGTCACATCCAAGACGGTTACCTGTCTCAAATCCCGCCTCGACCATTACTGGTCAAACATCACCTACACTTTGGACTATGTGACTGTTGACAGCATCCATAGTAAATAAAGAATCAGTGatctacttatttatttatgagcGACTAAAAGGCCTTAGGCCTATTACAGCCGTAtccgattgattgattgattgattgattgattgattgattgattgatagcctTTTTAATTTCGAATTgttgttaatgttgctctctgTGTGGCAGCGACAGTAATGAATTTCCCACCAAGCCTCAATATCATTTATCAAAGAATGAGTACATTTGTCCTAGCACGACATCAAGTATTAAAATGGAGTTCACTCTGGGATCATTATAAATAGATGTTATTAGATTTCCAGCAGTGTAAAGGATATCTGGTGAATTATAGCTTTTTCTTCTTGCTGTTTGAACAGTGCATGCTTGTTTAAGTTTCTTGTGGGATTTTtcctctttaaaaaaaatgctaCAAGATACATGTTTTATAAGTCTCACAATAAATGTCAGATTTTAAGTAACTTCAACCATGACTAGTGTAATCGGGTGAacatctttgtgtgtgtgtgtgtgtgtgtgtgtgtgtgtgtgtgtgtgtgtgtgtgtgtgtgtgtgtgtgtgtgtgtgtgtgtgtgtgtgtgtgtgtgtgggtgtgtgtgtgtgtgtgggtgtgtgtgtgtgtgtgtgtgtgtgtgtgtgtgtgtgtgtgtgtgtgtgtgtgtgtgtgtgtgtgtgtgtgtgtgtgtgtgtgtgtgtgtgtgtgtgtgtgtgtgtgtgtgtgtgtgtgtgtgtgtgtgtttaatctgTAGAAGGAAAGGGAGAAGGGCTCCAACCTGGTGTTTATGTTCCGCCTGCCCTTCTCTGCAGGGAAGGTGTTCAGTGTCAGCATGCTGGACACTCTCCTTTACCAGGTATCTCAAACAGAAAATCCATAACTCTGActaaaaaactaaatgtgtgaGCATGCCAAATCTGATCTATTTCTACTGACTTGTGTGGCATGTTCTCCTGCTGCAAGTCATTTGTGAAGGACTACATGATCTCCATCACCAGGCTGCTGCTGGGTTTGGACTCCATGCCTGGCTCAGGTTTCCTTTGTGCTGTAAGTACCGGCACACAAATGCCTTGGATTCTGTTTGTTTGGTTTGTGAAGTGTCTCTGAGGCAGAATattgtcttgttttttttttttagatgaaAATCACAGAGGACGACCTGTGGATCCGCACCTACGGCAGGCTCTACCAGAAACTGTGCTCCTCCACTGGAGACATTCCCATCGGCATCTACCGCACAGAGGCACACAAGCTTCCAGTCTCTGAAGTAAGGGGCTGCTATTACTAGTTGTGTGGCCTACTTTTCTGTCTCAGGGAGGGCGGTGCAGCAGCCCAATGGCACCGAACCTACCGCCGCTGCTCAGCTAAACAAGACATTTAAAAGtgcaaaacaaaacattaatgATTTTGGTACAATATTTAACCCTGCCAAAAGCTAGGCTTAAAGTCACAAGGTCACAACTTTTTCCACGTGGAGCGTGATCATtgtttaaagaaaaagtaaGCATGGCATTTGATTGGTTAGCTGCcatctctgttgtgattggtcaactgattAGCCTATCAtggacaatgtgttggagcgctagccaatagaagcgcaagtgcaacatagtgatgtcactaaatTACAGAAATAAACAAAGG
Encoded proteins:
- the kcnt2b gene encoding LOW QUALITY PROTEIN: potassium channel subfamily T member 2 (The sequence of the model RefSeq protein was modified relative to this genomic sequence to represent the inferred CDS: deleted 3 bases in 2 codons); this encodes MVELEKDVLPLPPRYRFRDLLLGDWQTDDRVQVEFYVNENTFKERLKLFFIKNQRSSLRVRMFNFSLKVLSCLLYIVRVLLDNPQDGKQDCVNGANCTKQNTSSHPWSGFDWKLIIWVDRPLPLWALQVLVAFISFSETMLLVYLSYKGNVWEQVLRVPFILEMISAIPFMITVILPSFRNLFIPVFLNCWLAKHALENMINDLHRAIQRTHSAMFNQVVILISTLVCLMFTCICGIQHLERAGNNLTLFDSLYFCVVTFSTVGFGDVTPQIWPSQLLVVIMIFVALIVLPIQFEQLAFLWMERQKSGGNYSRYRAQTEKHVVLCVSCLKIDLLMDFLNEFFAHPRLQDYYVVILCPAEMDVQVRRVLHVPLWAQRVIYLQGSALKDQDLMRAKMDDAEACFILSNRFEVDRIAADHQTILRAWAVKDFAPNCPLYVQILKPENKFHVKFADHVVCEEEFKYAMLALNCVCPGTSTLITLLIHSSRGQMAPQEVFKQRAGAFQALNREGGACAADQWHRTYRRCSANEVHHIRLEESKFFGEYQGKSFTFASFHAHKKYGVCLIGVRRLETTNILLNPGPCHIMGASDTCFYINISKEENSAFVRGQKEPSWGRTGGNPRGVHQSIYHGLTRLPVHSIIASMGTVAIDLQDSSDSSPESQEPGGTVLGSGRGSRSRAEMGGVNTLALPAMGESAEERRHSIAPVLELVDGVNNPTFDLLGDQSEDEGGEEGKEDSDRDESAHWWGRHCEWVKGYPLNSPYIGSSPALCHLLQEKMPFCCLRMDKACHHTLFEDARCYGFKNKLIIVSAESAGNGLYNFIVPLRAYYRPRKELNPIVLLLESIPEADFLEAICWFPMVFYTVGSIDNLDSLLRCGVTFADTMVVVDKESSMIAEEDYMADAKTIVNVQTLFRLFPALSIITELTHPANMRFMQFKVKDHYSLALSKLEKKEREKGSNLVFMFRLPFSAGKVFSVSMLDTLLYQSFVKDYMISITRLLLGLDSMPGSGFLCAMKITEDDLWIRTYGRLYQKLCSSTGDIPIGIYRTEAHKLPVSESQVSITVEDYEDTREPREPLLSRTSAHRNSTSSEPVSTSSHSSDHPLLRRKSMQWARRLSRKGGRGSSGAKGGPGSAAERINQQRLTLFRRSERQELNALVKTRMKHLGLSPTGYNGMTDQGNRHSYILINPSPDTRLELHDVVYLIRPDPLSLVPSQGSSRKCSAGISESDRFDTQDSTHL